The genomic segment ACCGCTGATATCCGCGACGGAGCAGCTGTAACTGCAgcctgtggacgtgcccggtagctcgcagctaagcttctcgtcacagcaatgaacaccacacagttcggaactcaatgttccagcttgtgtggtgctcacagctatcccgtgacggggtttttgttggttttattCGCATGTGGTGGTAGCGATCCTCGCTTAGGTCCTTTAGGTAAGCAAGGTcgtttgacagatttcctttaaagaactatcaaataaacctacctccttcatctggcgcgttgctattgATGGCAGGGTTGCtccatatgccgcattcttggcttcagtagcatctcgacactcttggtcgtaccatgggtttcttggaggaagcttctggtacccaagaagggatttcgcagcatttttCATAGAGTGATCAATAGTtttccactgcgccattataaatatcatcggaacaaggagtgctttcatcaagcagttgggtcagtttagtggagtatgccgctgccatctgttgtgtttgcagcttttcaatgtccagcttccgtgcagtgtcagatcgtactttcctcgccatgttcaaacgggtgcgaacgtTTGTTGCCACAAGGtagtgatccgaatctatattcgttccacggatcaatcgtacatctaacatgctggatgaataccttccatctatcacaacgtgatcaatttggttcctcttgttttcatcgggtgacagccatgtggctttgtgaatatttttacgttgaaatctggtgctactaactaccatgctttttgccgcggcgaaatctatcagcctcaatccattactggacgttatctcgtggaggctaaacttttcgactgttggaccaaaaatgtcttcctttcctatttttgcattaaaatatcCCAtagcgattttaatatcattggcggggcagcggtaatattctctctctaggcgctcgtagaaaatatccttggtctgctcgtctttgtcttctgtacaaataagactgatgttgaagaatttggcttttatgcggattgtggctagcctctcatctaccggagtaaagctggagacaaggtgtttccgtctccgactaaccacaaatccacagccaaattcatgtctcgtgttatggcagctatagtatagttcgtcaccgtttggtgttatagtggcggtaatatctgccttgtacttctctaatacatccgccagcgcgtatactgcaccttctctataaagagtgcggacattccaggcgCAGATCCGCAAAACATGGTCCTTTTTTGCGTTTGCgtaggtcgtcaacgttggggggggaggtccgtttttactatcaCTTTgattctcatagtagttctcagttttctgggggcgggttactggcccagcgccccaaccgcatgggttttgtggaattgcacacatatccctcgttgtggcgagccgcttgctccaagattcgacgttcgccgccagccgcccgtaacctgggaacagacgctgatgttgcccattggttatttgaaggctccaataactcgccttgtcatctcgagtatcattggcactcagtatttaattaagagccagtgctacctgactcctcactgagactctcctctcgaaaatcgctgactgcccgcggccgcatttgcagccaCTCcgtataaaaacggagctttccaccatccgcaacctgtggacgcgcccggtagctatcAGCTAACCTTGATAAcaatgggcaccacacaagttgttgttgttgttgtagcagtttattgtgtactatctttcgtctgcttgattctgttgagtgtcaatacccaggaactccgcgactaagatggggtgcgtccacagggatctgggtctgagtcgagtgggtctggccgggcagttaaacaggtgacgtgtatcgtgcggtccctggttacaatcgggacatacatcttgcacgtcggcatcaatcctagctctgtgggaattgaggcggctgcatctgccggaacgtaattgagccagaaccactctggtttgccgggggaggtcgatttcttcgggtgcaatgggtggcggtcgttctccaaggactacattcacccggtagccaattaacgcgtctgctaccgtgtctgcatgaatgttgttcagacccgcttgatatgccgcttgatctagaggttctctcttgtagcgctggacctcacgctctagatcgtgtagatcaaccttaaggcttctgggcggtgggtatctatccacaagatgatgatttggatgatttctgcgataacagcccagaaggtattgcttagacagcatgtagttatgtcttcgcactggtaggatctttgtctcctgatggaggtggtccacatgagaactaaggagacagcccgtcgcagttcggagggcggcattctgacagatctgaatattattccactgcgtgtcacaaagttgacgtgaccacactggcgctgcataacttaccacagaccggccaattgctttgtacgtggtcaacaaggtttctttgtctgcaccccaagtgctgccagcgagtgacttgaggaccttgtttctacttttgacgtGTACGTGTTCACCACACAAGtcgaagctcaaagttccagcctgtgtggtgctcattgtCATCCCGTATAAGCCGGGAACTTGTGTAGTGTCCATCCTTATCAAGAGAAGCTAAGCTGAGAGCCATCTGGTGCGTCCAcagagtagagctggcaaactatcgataatcgcaacattcgatattttcgatagtttttattataaatatcgataatatcgttaatttcccatcacctatatttcaaacggaggccaccgtagcgtagaggttagcatgtccgcctatgacggacctggcgagaccatcagaaaaaattttcagcggtggttttcccctcctaatgctggtactatgccatgtaaaacttctctccaaagaggtgtcgcattgcggcacgccgttcggactcggctataaaaaggaggccccccttatcgttgagcttaaacttgaatcggactgcactcattgatatgtgagaagtttgcccctgttccttagaggaatgtttatgggcaaaatttccaattatatttcaaacgaaagtgagaagtaaaaatcgggtgatcgattTATTTAGaggcaatatcaatgcacagaccaaataaaagcgagataaataaagtcagttggaagtcatgagagaatcattgtgggatgaaaattgcgccctctataggcgcagcGTATCTTAAAGGATAGATTCATTGTCggattgctttttttttgtttagttttgcaaaaaatgaaaaaatatcaatcgatattcagtcaagaaattaaatatcgatagtgccgaTAGAGCCATCGATATTTAGCCAGCCCTACCACAGAGTGCGGCAAGTTGAATGGTCCGGTGGTATACCTTATCAGTTACATTACTTCTCTTAAAATTTCCAATCTCTGTGCCATGCGCAAAggtttgtatatttttattgttcAAATAAACATTTACAAATTTCAATATCATTtccatattatatttttggTTGTAGTCATCAGCGTCGTAATAACTCTTTAAATAATAgcaataataattttaaatatttattttctacttTAGTAATTACGTAAAAATCTATTCAATACTTTGCGTGAAAAGAAGCCTAAATGCTAAAATGCATTTTTCGTTCTAACTCAATATACCTAGTAATTGTGAACCAGAGGTTAGAACTCATttcaaattgtaaaaatatgGCGGTGGATGTGGCTGCGTCTGTGGCTGTTGTCGAGTATTCGTTGGCTGTTGTTGCTGGTGTTGGTGGTGATGATATTGATTTGGCGCCTGGTTTTGTTGGTTGGAGCAGCTGTGGGAATGACTAGCCATTAAGTGTCAATTATTATTGGCACCCCTCTTTGCTGGTGGCACATACCTgagagcaaaaaacaaaaatgaacaaaaatcaaataaacatttttgttgtttgcgtCATACATACATCTGGCGTTCGCTGCGATATCGTTGATTTGCGCCAACTGCACTACCGCCTGCCCCTTGAAATGAGTGGTGCATCTGCTGCATGGGAGCATGGATTGCAGATTGCGGTCCCGCCTGAAAAGCATTGATGGCATGATGTTGGCCCTCGGCAAGAGGCAAACAATCGGTCCTTACAACTTCTTCATAGTTGCCATActccaaaaacaaaactacATTGGTATTTTCAGAGACTGCAGTTATCTTTGCTTTGTAATACTGTGGAGGAGAGAAATAACTTTGAAGTTTTGTTAACAGTTAACAGGATTTATTGAAAACTTACATTGCCATCTTCCCAATATTTGGCCATGCATAAATCACCAATATTCCAGGGCCAATTACCACCGGGCTGTATCATTCCATACTGCGCCATCTGTGCAGGCTGTGGGGGTGGAGCTACAAATATATTATTTGGATTTTGAGCCATATAGGCTACGGCTGGTGGCTGGGTCGTCTGTGGTGTAGCCATCATTGGTGGTTGGCTGTGTTGTTGGGGAGCAGGAGGTTGCACTTGAGTTTGCTGGGCATTGGCAACGGGCGTCTGTTGTGGCAACAAGCCTTGGCTTTTCAAAAGATTCATGGCAAATTCATTTGCTTCTTTTGTCTGGAAACCCATGATCTTGCTGGGATCATATGAAAATCCATTGGGCATTTGGGATACATAGGTGGTGGGCCCTGGTTGGTGCTGTGTGTTTGTTGCTGCAACTTTATTGGTAAAGTTCTGAGAGCCTATAAACTGTCCACTTGGCGTTTGGTTATTACCCGGCTTACCCTGAGGAGGCTGGTTCGAAGATCGTGTAGATGCGCTTTGATGCCTTCCCCGCACCTGGGTGTTGTTGTAAGAAGGTTCTTTTTTACTTTGAATGCTCATTTTGGAAGTGCTATCTGCTAGTTTGTCTATTGCAGCATCCATGATGTTTGATTTTGGTTGTTGGTTGTGATTCTGTTGGTAgctattggcatttttattttCGTTGGTAGACCGGCTATTCGATTCGCGTGGTTGAAAAGGTTTGTTTTCGTTGGACTTGTATTCCTGGCTGCGCCGGTTGGCCTGATAGTTGCCACCAGATGTTGCCGTGGACTGACGTGCTTGCTGATCTCTTTCCTTACGCGGCGGTCTCTCGTTTCTATCATTCCGTCTATTTGAATTTGTACCATGCGTTACATTGTTATTGCTGTTATTATTGGTTCCGGAGGATGGTGTTTCGACATTATTGTTGGCTGATGTTTGATTTGGTGGTTTATCATTGCTTTGAGTATTGCGAGTGCGCTCACCTCCTCTGCCGCCTTGCTTAATAGGTGGGTTGGGTTTACGCTCCTCCCTTGGGTTGTAGTTAGAACGTTGTTGCTGCGAATGCGGTTGGGATGACTGCACGGGTTTCTCATCGGGCCGGGCTCTATTGGCCGCGAAACTTGATGACATATTGTTTTCAAACTTGCCGGCACCGTAAGACGACGGTTtggaattattattattactactATTACTATTTTTGCTTGTTTCCTTCGTGGTCTTGCTGTATTGTGAGCTATTACTAGCCACCTGTGGGGGAGACTCTGTGGTATTCGAGGTGGAAACGGTctgcaaagggtagtttttcaAACGCTATTGTATAGCTGTATAAGGGAgataagaaaaaacaacaacttacCACTGGTAATTTGTCagtcaaaaagtcaaacaacgAAACATTTGTTTGTGGTTTGGATGCCGAGGCCTCCTCCTTAATTGTGGCTGCTCCTCTGCCTCTGGGCATACTAGTCGTGACTGCTGCGGGTTTGACAACACTTTCACTTGCTCCCCTATTGTTTCTCCGCTTAAGGTTGTACAAGGCTCTTTCGAGATTGTTGTTTGTGGTTTTCAATGCGTACTTGGCATCCTCTTCCGAGTAACCTTTCTCCAGAATTTTCTTCACAttgtgatcaagaatattctgCTGGCCACCGCCAAATACTTTCTTTTGTCCGGCTTTTGCCGCTTCGGCAATAGCCTGAGTGCGCGATGCATTAAACTCTTCATTTTCCTTGGCATTTTTATCTTTCTCATTGGCCGCTTGTAAACTCTTGAAGTTCCTGTCCTGGGGCAGAGCGTCTTTGTGCGCATCCAATCGTTGGCCAAAAGGTATCCATGGCGGTGGACCACCAGAGCCGGATAATCTCCGATTGCTGCGCGCATATTTTTGCATTTGCCTAGCCAATTCCCACTTTTCCACCATGTGCTCCACATTTCCACCCAAAACCTGCACTTCGGACTCCTTCAGTACCAAAAGGCCTTGCATCAATTGCAATTTCTCGGCTTTGAAATACAATTTAGTGCCCGGTGGTATTTTAAGATTCAGATTGGATAGGCGTTCCAATTCGAGCGCAAGTATCGAATTGACACCATCTGTTAGTTCTAGCTGTAAAAATCTTGGAGAGACCGATGACTCTTCATTGGCCTTGGGGGCAGATATGTTACGCATTTTTTGTATTTGCAAGACGATACGCCCTGTTATGTTGCCATTACTTTCTGGTTTCGCCGGCAGAGCCCCTCCGCCTATCTCCTTCAGATCCCACTGCAAAAGTATTGATGATATTGATTTAGCAAAAAACACGTATTGCGGATGATTTTGCTACCATTTACTCATCTACTTACGTCTAACGCAGCCTTAATAATTTTCTGCACATCTTCTGTTTCCACATCGGTCGTCAATAATTTCAGACCCTTCTCAGTCAagtacctaaaaaaaaaaaaaaaaagttttcatattCAATGGGGATTAGTCGATGCCAGTTGTAATGCCACCACTAACCAGCCTTGATTTTTTAGACTTTGCAAAAGTGCCATATTTCCAAGgtattgtaaaatttataatttttgcaattgaCACTACCAAATGTATATCTATGTATTTGTGTTTGACACACAGTCTGTGGCAAACAGACTACCAAGCCGAGACGATTCCCATTGACGTTGCACATAGTTCGCCTAGTATAGCCGCCGCAAACCTTGATGATGTCAAATTTAAAAGTCCATCCAGCTGATTAATCGAATTGGTATGActtatttctcaaaaaaaaaatgtagagtATCAAACAAATTGATGGCTTTCTATGAATTTGAGCTCTATAATAGAAAATATAACAATATGAGTGAGCGCTTGAGAAAGGCGATATTTTAATCGTGGTGAAGTTCGTTTTGATGAACTCTGTAGACGTATCGTAAATAGTGTATGCAGTGCGAACGTATCGTAGtttattttcttcttctatTGCTGGCCACTAATTTGACTCATCAACTTTGTTCGCGTACTCAGAAATGTGTTTTAACAGAAGAGGAAGAGCAGGAAAAGAATAAAATAGGCAGTTCagaatttgaaaaataaaagattttctctAATAGAAATATATTAAACATAttctatataaacaaaaattttaataataatcaataatttaattaaatgcaaatttattaAGGCATTTGAATTTCAAGTACGAAATCGCTGGTAGTTGCTATAGGCAGGACTGCCAGGCGTAATGATTTTATgtcattttgacaattttttggacaaaatttggccTTTGGACGCTTGACGATTTTTGCTTTAAGTCCCTTTATgttttgacgatttttttttatttggaagGTCGCGTAATTTTTAAGGTCATCAGGTCGATATTTTGATATGATAGCCAGTGTGGGTTTCGTAGTGATAGAAGTACTGCCACACTCCTTCTTGGCTCAACCGAATCTATCAGAAGCTGTCTATCTGACCATAAGTTGTGTGTTCTTCTATCACTGGATCTTGAAAAGGCGCTCCATAGAGTCCGTCCGTATgcctatgtatatatatatgtttttaaaTCTTTGATTTGTGATGTGCTAGAAATCTTGGAATATTGGATGTAGCAGAATAGGGTGAGCGTAAATGCTTCTAAGACTAAGGCCATATTGTTCACCTCCCGCAATGACGTAAATTTGACTCTGTCGCATATGGGAGTGCAAATTGAATTTGTTCAAAGCATGAAGTGTTTGGGCCTAATAACCGATGACAAGCTCTCGTTTGAACCTCATATTAATAGCGTTGTATGACACACCGTTTATGCGCTACGGCAGCTTTACGATACAGATTTACTATTGCTGCGTGCAGTTAGGACAAAACTGGTTAGGGCGTGAACCTTGCCGAATATTTTATATGGTCTATTCTGGGACCACCATAACAGAGTAGTGTAGTATAATATATTCTCGTGTAGGCGATATGAAATGTTCACTCCGATGTTTGAAATGTTCCTTCCACGACTTTCGGTTGCTTGTTTTGTTCTACAAAGACTTCAAAACCCGAGCTCCTCATTTTCTTGCCGACTGCTTTATATTTTGTCGCCCTATTGATTAGGGTTATTCCCAGAGTAGGTCCATTTGTGACACACTCATTTTCAGTGCGAGTAGCTAGGTTATTTAATACGCTACCAGGTTATTTAAGAATATTTAATCAATCTAATGCTACATCTACTTTGAAGAATTGGGAGAATAATTACCCAACATTTTTGAATCTCCTATTGGTTATCGTCTGATTATCATCGAATTtatgcttttttatttattttttctaaatttttaactGAAATCAAACGAAATAGTGCCTACCTACAGATGAAGAGTAGTTTTATTGTAATCCCATTACCTTCCTTTAGGTCTGTGAAGAAAACAAAGTTTCAATAAAAAGTCATTTCCATAAACTACCATTTTGAAAGTTCGCCTTTAGTCaacattcaattgaaattttgtccttagcgGAATTTTTATAAGAGTTTATTGAAGGTTTCAAGAAACttcctttggagaaaattttgatattttgatgtttaTGTTTAAAGAAAACTAAATTGACATtttggacaacaacaacaaccccataaagtatacatattcatgattgtcatgacatttacTGATTTCGgagtggtgtttttttttaaatcggttcatcgcCTTGATACAACATCCATACTAGTCGATCTCCCGAGTATACTTCTCCCatgtagctcccgtataaaccgatctcccgatttatttcCTGAGAAATCAAGAGGGTGTAATTACACTTAATTTCACTTGTtatgaccagtgttgccactcaaaataattatttacaaccaaaatttaaaccataccgaATGTTCTATAACCGAAGAGTTGGCAATTTTGCTATTCCATTTCCAACACGTCAAATTATTTTCATACATACTAAATCGTCGTTGGTTGAAATCCGTCTTTTGCCTAAAGTTCAatgatggcctatatcttgatatagcaccattTATACCGCTCacccgataagaaatcttgagttcataaaagtcGTATGTATTTTTGCCCCGATATCAATGAACAAATGTGCAGAGTTTGGATAATCCGATCTCTCGCTATAAGAGTTTGTTCCCAGGAATACGCTTTGACTACCCATTTTTGCTGCTTCCGTGAGTTGCATATACCTCTCAACATCTGAGTATGTACCAGATCTGAACGAATGCCCTTAAGCCTGAACAgttttacgaaatttggaagagatcccttaacactcgtacTAGTATctgtcaatatcagaacttacgccCTTTTTTTCTGTCAcgtcccgtccgtctgtcacgctacagtctttaaaaatagagatattgagctgaaaccttgcacagattctttttttgtcaataagcaggttaagttcgaagatgagctttatcgggctatatcttgatatagcccccatatagaccgatcctccgatttagggtcttaggcccattaaagccccatttattatccgattttgctgaaatttgggggcagtgagttatcttaggcccttcaacatctgtctttaatttggatcagatttggatatagctgccatatagaccgatctctcggttttaggtcttgaggtcataaaaagcgcatttattgtccgatgtcgccgcaatttgggacagcgagttgtgttaggcccttcgccatccttcttcaatttcactcagattggtccagatttggatatagctgccatatagaccgatctctcgatttaatgttttgggcccataaaaggcgcatttattgtccgatgttgccgaagtttgggacagagatttaagttaagctcctccacatatttctgcattttggtctagatcgattaacgcctttttactgttT from the Stomoxys calcitrans chromosome 1, idStoCalc2.1, whole genome shotgun sequence genome contains:
- the LOC106090001 gene encoding tudor domain-containing protein 3; its protein translation is MALLQSLKNQGWYLTEKGLKLLTTDVETEDVQKIIKAALDWDLKEIGGGALPAKPESNGNITGRIVLQIQKMRNISAPKANEESSVSPRFLQLELTDGVNSILALELERLSNLNLKIPPGTKLYFKAEKLQLMQGLLVLKESEVQVLGGNVEHMVEKWELARQMQKYARSNRRLSGSGGPPPWIPFGQRLDAHKDALPQDRNFKSLQAANEKDKNAKENEEFNASRTQAIAEAAKAGQKKVFGGGQQNILDHNVKKILEKGYSEEDAKYALKTTNNNLERALYNLKRRNNRGASESVVKPAAVTTSMPRGRGAATIKEEASASKPQTNVSLFDFLTDKLPVTVSTSNTTESPPQVASNSSQYSKTTKETSKNSNSSNNNNSKPSSYGAGKFENNMSSSFAANRARPDEKPVQSSQPHSQQQRSNYNPREERKPNPPIKQGGRGGERTRNTQSNDKPPNQTSANNNVETPSSGTNNNSNNNVTHGTNSNRRNDRNERPPRKERDQQARQSTATSGGNYQANRRSQEYKSNENKPFQPRESNSRSTNENKNANSYQQNHNQQPKSNIMDAAIDKLADSTSKMSIQSKKEPSYNNTQVRGRHQSASTRSSNQPPQGKPGNNQTPSGQFIGSQNFTNKVAATNTQHQPGPTTYVSQMPNGFSYDPSKIMGFQTKEANEFAMNLLKSQGLLPQQTPVANAQQTQVQPPAPQQHSQPPMMATPQTTQPPAVAYMAQNPNNIFVAPPPQPAQMAQYGMIQPGGNWPWNIGDLCMAKYWEDGNYYKAKITAVSENTNVVLFLEYGNYEEVVRTDCLPLAEGQHHAINAFQAGPQSAIHAPMQQMHHSFQGAGGSAVGANQRYRSERQMYVPPAKRGANNN